TCAATTGCTTCGCTCGGGCGACGAGATCCAGTGCATCTTTCGCCTGGCCCGCATAAACGTGGACGAGCCCGCAATAGGCGATTGCCCAGGAGTCGCTCGGCGAAAGCCCGACAGCCGTTCTGCACGCCGTCAAAGCATCGTCGTGTTTGTCGCGCAGGAATAGAATACCGCCTCGGAGCATATGCGCGGTGGGAAGGTCGGTTGTTATCGCAAAAGCCGCATTGGCCATGCTCTCGGCCGCGCGAAGGCACTCTCCGCGATCGAGATCTGTGTTGAACCGCGCATCCCAGTAGTAGCACAGCCCGAGTTGGATCATTGCGCCGGTATAGGATGGGTCAAGCTCAACGGCCTTCGCAAGCCTGGTTCGCGCCGCGCGCATGGAAATAGCGTTGAATTTCAGGAACTCGGTGCGCCCTGCGCACATCTCGGTCCATGCGGCGAGGGATCTCGTGCCACCTTCCCACAACTGAGCCAATGCGCCGAATGTCAGTTCCGTTTGGGTGGCGACCGCGACCTTCCTCACGATTTCGTCCTGGGCTTCGAACACATGTTCCAGAAGGCTATCGAACGTTTCAGACCAAATCTGTTGCATGGTTCGAGCATCGACGATTTGCACCGAAAGACGTATGCGTTTTCCACTCGCTTGAAGACTCGTTCTCAGAACGAAATCGACACCGGCCGAGGTCGACCAGGTTCTGAGCTCCTGATCTGTTTCGAAATTTGGCGCGGGATGGATCACTGTCAGCTGTGGAATGCGCGACAGTGCGCTCACAAAATCTTCGGTCAGCCCCGACGCCAGCCACGTCAGGGCACCCTCTTGACTAAGGTCTCGGGTTGAGCCGATGGCCACCGTTGAACGCATATTGGATCGGAGAACGTCGGTGGTGGTCTCATCTTTTGGGCTGGCGCAGACATCGAACAGCTTGCTTTCAAGAACATAGCCTCGACCATGCACCGTTCGGACGAGAGTTTCGGCATCGGTCCCTAAGGCCTTGCGAAGATCCTTGACGCACTGCGTCAGCGAGTCGTCAGTTACGATGCGGTCTGGCCAGAGCGCCGCCATCAATTCTTCCTTGGCGATCACGCGATCTGGCTGACCAAACAGGTAGGAAAGAAGCTTAAGCGTCCGGGGTCGAAGCCAAATTTCATTTTCGCCGCGCGTTAAGCGCTCGGCGTCGGGGTCGAAGCAAAAATCGAAGAACCTAATGAGAGGCATACATTCTGTCGCACACCGATGCTCTTACCAATAGACGGGTCTGCGGACGATGGACAGCCGTATCGCGAGAGCGACGTAGCTTGGGGGGCGGTTCCGGAAGTCAAGGCTCTGTCGTTCGGACTTTGCCAGCTTCCACCCTTCCAAAACATCGCTGCTCGCAGCCACCGCCGTTCGGTCCAACGAGGGCTTCTTCAACGGCACTAGGTGGAGCTTGTACCAATGGTAAGGATGGGATCAGCCGGATTCTGCGACGGGGAACGCCTCGATGAGGCTCGCCGTCGAGGACGTTAGGATCACGCGTTTCAGCTTGAACCCCGCTGCAGTAAGCAGGCTGGCATATTCCTCTTCGGACCGCTCGCGTCCTCCGTTGGTCAGCACGAGTTGCTGCACGTCCAGCATCTTGCCCCACGACGACGCATTTCCCGGAGCAAGGACATGCTCGATGATCAGACCAGCTTTTGCCGCGTAGCGCCGTTCGGCAATACCCGCCTCCTGCCGGGTGGCGTTCAGCGCCAGCCGCGCGAATGGCCGACTGCCTGATTGAAACGCTGTCGCCACGCCTGCCTGTCCACGTCGCGCGCGCGGTATTCGACGTCACCTTTGGCGATGGCAGGAAGCTCGGTGCCAACGGCAAGAGCCGCTAGCGCCGCGCAGCCGAGGCTGGTCAATTCGTCGAAGGATCTGGTGCTGATATTCCGACCCAGCGCATCGGCAAGAAATTGCGAGAA
The genomic region above belongs to Mesorhizobium terrae and contains:
- a CDS encoding winged helix-turn-helix domain-containing tetratricopeptide repeat protein translates to MPLIRFFDFCFDPDAERLTRGENEIWLRPRTLKLLSYLFGQPDRVIAKEELMAALWPDRIVTDDSLTQCVKDLRKALGTDAETLVRTVHGRGYVLESKLFDVCASPKDETTTDVLRSNMRSTVAIGSTRDLSQEGALTWLASGLTEDFVSALSRIPQLTVIHPAPNFETDQELRTWSTSAGVDFVLRTSLQASGKRIRLSVQIVDARTMQQIWSETFDSLLEHVFEAQDEIVRKVAVATQTELTFGALAQLWEGGTRSLAAWTEMCAGRTEFLKFNAISMRAARTRLAKAVELDPSYTGAMIQLGLCYYWDARFNTDLDRGECLRAAESMANAAFAITTDLPTAHMLRGGILFLRDKHDDALTACRTAVGLSPSDSWAIAYCGLVHVYAGQAKDALDLVARAKQLSPRSPGWYTYVEALATLAIGDLVKAEALAIINLEQEPDDTASFVNLALALAMRGKKEQASGIIHTLRLQFPRYSMAGFMRSERYRDAAYRDRLAGLLLELGMPPRSDL
- a CDS encoding methyltransferase, giving the protein MATAFQSGSRPFARLALNATRQEAGIAERRYAAKAGLIIEHVLAPGNASSWGKMLDVQQLVLTNGGRERSEEEYASLLTAAGFKLKRVILTSSTASLIEAFPVAESG